From Alienimonas californiensis, a single genomic window includes:
- a CDS encoding YkvA family protein has translation MNASADSSPISPDAYSPEAFKAKLVGFARLAGRQVVEKALILYHTLQRPETPKAAKATIVGALAYFILPIDAIADFLPGIGFTDDLGVIAAALVTISGYVTDDIRETAARQAAAFFGEAPPPSLARRGGRFAETDDATDDDGA, from the coding sequence ATGAACGCCTCTGCCGATTCGTCCCCCATCTCCCCGGACGCCTACTCCCCGGAGGCCTTTAAGGCGAAGCTGGTCGGGTTCGCCCGACTGGCGGGGCGGCAGGTCGTGGAGAAGGCGTTGATCCTGTATCACACGCTGCAACGGCCCGAGACGCCCAAAGCCGCCAAGGCGACGATCGTGGGGGCATTGGCGTACTTCATCCTGCCGATCGACGCGATCGCGGACTTCCTGCCGGGCATCGGATTCACCGACGACCTCGGCGTGATCGCCGCGGCGCTGGTGACGATCTCCGGCTACGTGACGGACGACATCCGCGAGACCGCCGCCCGGCAGGCCGCCGCCTTCTTCGGCGAGGCCCCCCCGCCGAGCCTCGCCCGCCGCGGCGGGCGGTTTGCCGAGACCGACGACGCGACGGACGACGACGGCGCCTGA
- a CDS encoding sulfatase family protein, whose translation MSPAALLAAAWVLGANPPAPDAASVQPPRGVVLVMADDLGFAQVGYPIGLRDEPHPVLQTPHLNAMAANGLRLDGFRSAAFTCSPTRASVLTGRTNDRTGVLEHGYPLNPNEITLAQLLRDAGYATGHFGKWHLDGFRGPGVPILEDDPLSPGNFGFETWLSVTNFFDHDPLMSRGGAIEQFAGDSSEVIVAEALTFIRQRAAAEEPFFAVVWYGSPHSPFVASDEDAAPFADLEKSSQNHHAEIAAMDRSVGALRAGLREAGFAENTLLWFCSDNGGLPRIEPSPVAPLRGNKGTIYEGGLRVPAIVEWPAAIEPGRVSEALTVTSDILPTVCAAVGVAPPERPLDGVNLLPLLSGAAPEWQRPSPLGFRQMGSVAWVDGDWKLLASRRNQPANRGRRWELYDLANDPTESRDLAAERPADVSRLAEAFERWSAEVDASAAGRDYGPDAIPATAEPRQWAASPEYAPFLDEWRSRPEYRGTIERYARPTR comes from the coding sequence ATGAGTCCCGCCGCCCTCCTCGCCGCCGCCTGGGTTCTCGGTGCCAACCCGCCAGCACCGGACGCCGCCTCGGTCCAGCCCCCGCGGGGCGTGGTGCTGGTGATGGCGGACGACCTCGGCTTCGCCCAGGTCGGCTATCCGATCGGCCTGCGGGACGAACCGCACCCGGTCCTCCAGACGCCGCACCTGAACGCGATGGCGGCCAACGGGTTGCGGCTGGACGGGTTCCGTTCCGCGGCCTTCACCTGCTCCCCGACCCGGGCCAGCGTGCTGACCGGCCGCACCAACGACCGCACCGGCGTGCTGGAGCACGGCTACCCGCTCAACCCCAACGAAATCACCCTCGCCCAACTGCTGCGGGACGCCGGCTACGCCACCGGGCACTTCGGCAAGTGGCACCTCGACGGCTTCCGCGGCCCCGGCGTGCCGATCTTGGAGGACGACCCGCTCAGCCCCGGCAACTTCGGGTTCGAAACATGGCTGAGTGTCACCAATTTCTTCGACCACGACCCGCTGATGAGCCGCGGCGGAGCGATCGAGCAGTTCGCCGGCGACTCCTCCGAGGTGATCGTCGCCGAGGCCCTCACGTTCATCCGACAGCGGGCCGCGGCGGAGGAGCCGTTCTTCGCGGTCGTCTGGTACGGCTCCCCGCACAGCCCGTTCGTGGCGAGCGACGAGGACGCCGCCCCCTTCGCCGACTTGGAGAAGAGCTCACAGAACCATCACGCCGAGATCGCCGCGATGGACCGCAGCGTCGGCGCCCTGCGGGCCGGGCTGCGGGAGGCGGGCTTCGCGGAGAACACGCTGCTGTGGTTCTGCAGCGACAACGGCGGCCTACCGCGGATCGAACCGTCCCCCGTCGCCCCGCTGCGGGGCAATAAGGGCACGATCTACGAGGGCGGCCTGCGGGTCCCGGCGATCGTGGAGTGGCCCGCGGCGATCGAGCCGGGCCGCGTCTCCGAGGCCCTGACCGTCACCAGCGACATCCTGCCGACGGTGTGCGCCGCCGTCGGCGTCGCCCCGCCGGAGCGCCCGCTGGATGGAGTGAACCTGCTCCCCCTGCTCTCTGGGGCGGCGCCGGAGTGGCAGCGGCCGAGCCCGCTGGGCTTTCGGCAAATGGGCTCCGTCGCCTGGGTCGACGGGGATTGGAAGCTGCTCGCATCCCGCCGCAACCAGCCGGCCAACCGCGGCCGACGTTGGGAGTTGTACGACCTGGCGAACGACCCGACCGAATCGCGGGACCTCGCCGCCGAGCGCCCCGCCGATGTCAGCCGGTTGGCGGAGGCGTTCGAGCGGTGGTCCGCGGAGGTGGACGCCAGCGCCGCGGGGAGGGATTACGGCCCGGACGCGATCCCCGCGACCGCTGAGCCGCGGCAGTGGGCCGCCTCGCCGGAGTACGCCCCGTTCCTGGACGAATGGCGGTCGCGGCCGGAATACCGCGGGACGATCGAGCGGTACGCCCGACCGACCCGCTGA
- a CDS encoding CRISPR-associated endonuclease Cas3'', producing MFFSRSVDGQPQSVWERLPDHLAAVAARAAGFADAYGAAAWGEAAGRWHDLGKYSREFQDHLVTPSQVDHATAGAQHAAGTLPGPAGRLLAYAIAGHHAGLADAQAKTAGRTALADRLRKSVPDWSAAPATERAAPPALAAPQLDAFPPALAAALRRDAAAQDRDRLAFRLAFLGRMLFSALCDADSLESERFGDRVTSAARPNGAAAPSMGDLAAILDAHLAHLAAAAPSTPVNARRAEVLAACRKAADRPPGFFSLSVPTGGGKTLASLAFSLRHAARHGLRRVVTAIPFTSVIEQTAGVYRDVFAPAFGEERTAEIVLEHHSARDPEGDSLTARLAAENWDAPLVVTTNVQLFESLFAARKAACRKLHRLAGSVIVLDEAQTLPPDLLAPCLRALSELVEVYGCTVVLCTATQPALEKREEFSIGLENLTDGRPAPVREIVPAPAALHAAMRRVRCEWVGPLPDVALAERLAAEPQVLCVVNSRPHARELFEATRSELGDDAEGLIHLSTNLCAAHRAERFAEIRRRLAEGEPCRVVSTQLIEAGVDVDFPAVFRALCGLDSAAQAAGRCNREGRLLGPDGEPAEGVLTLFEPDRPAPPGLLASAAHRTLEVIATGDYSDLLSPDAVRTFFELHLWARKGRRGDWDAEKPVLPCFKLANDLAPLADYATADERFRMIPDEATPVFVPWGAEGERLIERLRRHPPDRRLLRKLRRYAVGVHDRNFAALVQSGDVERLYAATDFEGFAVLANPDLYDAALGLRPDQPGWYEPGTLVV from the coding sequence ATGTTTTTCTCCCGCAGCGTCGACGGCCAGCCGCAATCGGTCTGGGAGCGGCTTCCCGATCACCTCGCCGCGGTCGCCGCTCGGGCCGCGGGGTTCGCCGACGCCTACGGGGCGGCGGCCTGGGGCGAAGCGGCGGGGCGGTGGCACGATCTGGGCAAGTACTCGCGGGAGTTCCAAGATCACCTCGTGACGCCGTCCCAAGTCGATCACGCGACCGCCGGGGCGCAGCATGCCGCCGGGACGCTGCCCGGGCCTGCCGGCCGGCTGCTGGCCTACGCGATCGCGGGGCACCACGCGGGGCTGGCGGACGCTCAGGCGAAGACCGCCGGCCGTACCGCGTTGGCGGATCGACTGCGGAAGTCGGTGCCCGACTGGTCCGCCGCCCCGGCCACAGAGCGGGCCGCCCCGCCGGCGCTCGCCGCCCCGCAACTGGACGCCTTCCCGCCGGCGCTGGCGGCGGCGCTGCGCCGCGACGCCGCCGCGCAGGACCGGGACCGTCTCGCCTTCCGGCTGGCGTTCCTCGGGCGGATGCTGTTCTCCGCGCTGTGCGACGCGGATTCGCTGGAATCCGAGCGGTTCGGCGACCGGGTCACGTCCGCCGCCCGGCCGAACGGCGCCGCGGCGCCGTCGATGGGAGACTTGGCCGCGATCCTCGACGCCCATCTCGCTCACCTCGCCGCCGCCGCGCCGTCCACTCCGGTCAACGCCCGGCGGGCGGAGGTTCTCGCCGCCTGCCGGAAGGCGGCCGATCGGCCGCCGGGGTTCTTCTCGCTGTCGGTGCCGACCGGCGGGGGAAAGACGCTGGCCTCGCTGGCGTTCTCCCTACGGCACGCGGCCCGGCACGGCCTGCGGCGGGTGGTGACGGCGATTCCGTTCACCTCCGTCATCGAGCAGACGGCCGGCGTGTACCGGGACGTGTTCGCCCCGGCCTTCGGGGAGGAGCGGACTGCGGAGATCGTCTTGGAACACCACTCCGCCCGCGATCCGGAGGGCGACTCCCTGACCGCCCGGTTGGCCGCGGAGAACTGGGACGCCCCGCTGGTCGTCACCACGAACGTGCAGCTCTTCGAGAGCCTATTCGCCGCACGGAAGGCGGCCTGTCGCAAGCTGCACCGGCTGGCGGGCTCGGTGATCGTCCTGGACGAGGCCCAGACCCTGCCGCCGGACCTGCTCGCCCCCTGCCTGCGGGCGCTGAGCGAACTGGTCGAGGTCTACGGCTGCACGGTCGTCCTCTGCACCGCCACCCAGCCGGCGTTGGAGAAGCGGGAGGAGTTTTCGATCGGTCTGGAGAATCTCACGGACGGTCGACCCGCCCCGGTGCGAGAGATCGTCCCCGCCCCGGCGGCGCTGCACGCGGCGATGCGGCGGGTGCGGTGCGAATGGGTCGGCCCGCTGCCGGACGTGGCGCTCGCCGAACGCCTCGCGGCCGAACCCCAGGTCCTGTGCGTCGTGAACAGCCGCCCGCACGCCCGGGAGTTGTTCGAGGCGACGCGGAGCGAGTTGGGGGACGATGCCGAGGGACTGATCCACCTCAGCACGAACCTGTGCGCCGCGCACCGGGCGGAGCGGTTCGCAGAGATCCGCCGTCGGCTAGCCGAGGGCGAGCCCTGCCGGGTCGTGAGCACGCAGTTGATCGAGGCGGGCGTGGACGTGGACTTCCCGGCGGTGTTCCGAGCCCTGTGCGGCCTAGACAGCGCCGCCCAGGCCGCCGGCCGCTGCAACCGGGAGGGGCGACTCCTCGGTCCGGACGGGGAGCCGGCGGAGGGCGTGCTGACGCTGTTCGAGCCGGACCGCCCCGCCCCGCCGGGCCTGCTGGCCAGTGCTGCGCATAGGACCCTGGAAGTGATCGCGACGGGCGACTATTCAGATCTCCTCTCGCCCGATGCTGTTCGCACGTTCTTCGAGCTACATCTCTGGGCAAGGAAAGGCCGCCGCGGCGACTGGGACGCTGAGAAGCCCGTGCTGCCTTGCTTCAAGCTCGCCAACGACCTCGCCCCGCTGGCGGACTACGCCACGGCCGACGAGCGGTTCCGGATGATCCCGGACGAAGCCACGCCGGTGTTCGTCCCGTGGGGGGCGGAGGGCGAACGCCTGATCGAGCGGTTGCGGCGCCACCCGCCGGACCGCCGACTGCTCCGCAAGCTGCGTCGGTACGCGGTGGGGGTGCACGACCGCAACTTTGCGGCGCTGGTCCAAAGCGGCGACGTGGAACGGCTGTACGCCGCGACCGACTTCGAGGGCTTCGCCGTGCTGGCGAACCCGGACCTGTACGACGCCGCCCTCGGCCTCCGCCCGGACCAGCCGGGCTGGTACGAACCGGGGACGTTGGTGGTTTGA
- a CDS encoding PGPGW domain-containing protein translates to MLSIAAGFSLLAFVGGLLALPWLVAAIPEDYFVGDRRPVPVSRRTGRPRHPAVVWSARIGKNVAGGTLILAGVAMLVLPGQGVLTILAGVVLTDMPGKRRLERAIVRRSLVLRALNALRRRRGVGPLRVD, encoded by the coding sequence GTGCTTTCGATCGCGGCGGGATTCAGCCTCCTGGCGTTTGTCGGCGGGCTGCTCGCCTTGCCGTGGCTGGTCGCCGCCATTCCGGAGGACTACTTCGTCGGGGACCGTCGCCCCGTGCCGGTCTCCCGCCGCACTGGTCGGCCGCGTCATCCGGCGGTGGTCTGGAGCGCCCGCATCGGGAAGAACGTCGCCGGGGGCACGCTGATCCTCGCCGGGGTCGCCATGCTGGTGCTGCCCGGACAGGGCGTGTTGACGATCCTCGCCGGCGTGGTGCTCACCGACATGCCCGGCAAACGGCGGCTGGAACGGGCGATCGTGCGGCGGTCGCTCGTGCTCCGGGCGCTCAACGCCCTCCGCCGTCGCCGCGGCGTCGGGCCGCTGCGGGTCGACTGA
- a CDS encoding flagellar protein FliT yields MLRTAKVALAAGAVVAVTLAVLPSPPASEEFQVAFADWRRGGAWYVDDGRGRPAPAAEPVVPVSPTPAGPLMIADGGAAPSTSTGPVGRLAHLPSTAGGRLTDVSSAPLGTSRPRGEREDRGADAAPVRDGMAEYGPLTPPPTFADTPADDAPTAWPTEFPLLSPQPPDADDRQTRREILEELRGLREEVRGLTERWRQLRAPLGDTPAEVGADAP; encoded by the coding sequence ATGCTGCGGACCGCGAAGGTCGCGCTGGCGGCGGGCGCCGTCGTCGCCGTCACGCTGGCGGTTCTGCCCTCCCCGCCGGCGTCGGAGGAGTTTCAGGTCGCCTTCGCCGACTGGCGCCGCGGCGGGGCCTGGTACGTCGACGACGGCCGCGGCCGACCGGCCCCCGCCGCGGAGCCTGTCGTTCCCGTCAGTCCGACCCCCGCCGGGCCGCTGATGATTGCGGACGGGGGCGCCGCTCCGTCGACGTCGACCGGGCCGGTCGGGCGATTGGCCCACCTGCCGTCGACCGCCGGCGGCCGGCTCACGGACGTCTCCTCGGCGCCCCTCGGAACGAGTCGGCCGCGGGGCGAACGGGAGGACCGGGGCGCCGACGCCGCGCCGGTCCGGGACGGCATGGCGGAGTACGGGCCGCTGACGCCCCCGCCGACGTTCGCCGACACGCCCGCGGACGACGCACCAACCGCTTGGCCGACCGAGTTCCCGCTGCTCTCCCCGCAGCCGCCGGACGCCGACGATCGACAGACGCGGCGGGAGATCCTGGAGGAGTTACGGGGACTGCGTGAGGAGGTCCGCGGGCTGACCGAGCGTTGGCGGCAGCTTCGCGCCCCGCTCGGCGACACTCCGGCGGAAGTCGGGGCGGACGCGCCGTAG
- a CDS encoding magnesium transporter: protein MPEPPTPAAPATAAEFAIAPPAAPALPGVPPRGDGSSHAGPPLTDPVTAHLRTDYARLPAEGTVGEALAAVRKNPPKHTVIYFYAVRPDGTLAGVVPTRRLILAEPETPLLEVAFLHPITIPAAATVEDACEFFILHRLLAFPVVEPGGRLLGVIDVNLYTNELVDLAEGDAKELTNDLFQLVGVHLEAVRSSERAGGMAAAFSPLKTRFPWLLTNVAGGLTAAFLTGMFEAELQKAVALALFIPVVLALAESVAIQSVSLSLPALRSGRPGWRAVWRRTRSEAVGGLVLGVACGLLIAGAGAVWLGPGDVTWCLLGGVAGGVTWAAAVGAAVPNLLRRVHPDPHVASGPIVLATTDLGALLIYLSLARALL from the coding sequence ATGCCCGAGCCGCCCACCCCCGCCGCCCCGGCGACCGCCGCCGAGTTCGCCATCGCCCCGCCGGCGGCGCCCGCGCTGCCGGGCGTCCCCCCGCGGGGGGACGGTTCCTCGCACGCCGGGCCGCCGCTGACCGACCCGGTGACCGCCCACCTGCGGACCGACTACGCCCGGCTGCCGGCCGAGGGCACCGTCGGCGAGGCCCTGGCGGCGGTGCGGAAGAACCCGCCGAAGCACACGGTCATCTACTTCTACGCAGTGCGGCCGGACGGCACGCTCGCCGGCGTGGTGCCGACCCGGCGGCTGATCCTCGCCGAACCGGAGACCCCGCTGCTGGAGGTGGCATTCCTGCACCCGATCACGATCCCCGCCGCCGCGACCGTCGAGGACGCCTGCGAGTTCTTCATTCTCCACCGCCTGCTGGCGTTCCCGGTCGTCGAGCCGGGCGGCCGGCTGCTGGGGGTGATCGACGTGAATCTTTACACGAACGAACTGGTGGACCTCGCGGAAGGGGACGCCAAGGAGCTGACGAACGACCTGTTCCAGTTGGTCGGCGTGCACCTGGAGGCGGTCCGCAGCAGCGAGCGGGCGGGGGGGATGGCGGCGGCGTTCTCCCCGCTCAAGACGCGGTTCCCCTGGCTGCTGACGAACGTCGCCGGCGGGCTGACGGCAGCGTTTCTCACCGGGATGTTCGAGGCGGAACTGCAGAAGGCCGTCGCGTTGGCCCTGTTCATTCCCGTCGTGCTGGCCTTGGCCGAAAGCGTGGCGATCCAGTCCGTCAGTCTCTCCCTGCCGGCGCTGCGGAGCGGCCGGCCGGGGTGGCGGGCGGTGTGGCGACGGACCCGCAGCGAGGCGGTCGGCGGGCTGGTGCTGGGCGTGGCCTGCGGGCTGCTGATCGCCGGGGCCGGCGCCGTCTGGCTGGGGCCTGGAGACGTGACGTGGTGCCTGCTGGGCGGGGTCGCCGGCGGGGTGACCTGGGCCGCGGCGGTGGGGGCGGCGGTGCCGAACCTGCTCCGCCGGGTGCACCCGGACCCGCACGTCGCCAGCGGCCCGATCGTGCTGGCGACGACGGACCTGGGCGCCCTGCTGATCTACCTCTCCCTGGCCCGCGCACTGCTGTGA
- the cas5c gene encoding type I-C CRISPR-associated protein Cas5c, whose product MADPPAAPPSGTPPDPQSVALRVWGDFACWTRPEMKAERVSYDVLTPSGARGVLEAIYWKPEIRWIVTRLRALKPIKFTTVRRNEVASKIPTKGKFGVGAAMKSGTGRLGLNIEDDRQQRAATLLRDVDYVIEARFEVLGGADNAQKHAAMFARRAEKGQCFHRPYLGTREFACDFEPADLADLPPVPEELRGEKDLGWMLHDLDFHNGMEPRFYRPTMTDGVIDVPYPDWLEPPPRRTPQPDVAVAAEGDAP is encoded by the coding sequence ATGGCCGATCCGCCCGCCGCGCCCCCGTCCGGGACTCCGCCCGATCCCCAATCCGTCGCCCTCCGCGTCTGGGGCGACTTCGCCTGCTGGACTAGGCCGGAGATGAAGGCGGAGCGGGTCTCCTACGATGTGCTCACCCCCTCCGGCGCTCGCGGCGTACTGGAAGCGATCTATTGGAAGCCGGAGATCCGCTGGATCGTCACCCGGCTGCGGGCGCTCAAGCCGATCAAGTTCACGACGGTACGGCGGAACGAGGTCGCCTCCAAGATCCCGACCAAAGGAAAATTCGGCGTCGGGGCCGCGATGAAGAGCGGGACCGGCCGGCTCGGCCTGAACATTGAAGACGACCGCCAACAGCGGGCCGCCACGCTGCTGCGGGACGTGGACTACGTCATCGAGGCCCGCTTCGAGGTGCTCGGCGGGGCCGACAACGCCCAAAAGCACGCCGCGATGTTCGCCCGCCGGGCGGAGAAGGGGCAGTGCTTTCACCGGCCGTACCTCGGCACGCGAGAGTTCGCCTGCGATTTCGAGCCGGCCGACCTCGCCGACCTCCCGCCGGTCCCGGAGGAACTGCGGGGCGAAAAGGATCTCGGCTGGATGCTGCACGACCTCGACTTTCACAACGGCATGGAGCCGCGTTTTTATCGACCGACGATGACCGACGGCGTGATCGACGTGCCCTACCCCGACTGGCTCGAACCGCCGCCCAGACGCACGCCGCAGCCGGACGTCGCCGTCGCTGCGGAAGGGGACGCTCCGTGA
- a CDS encoding site-specific integrase, giving the protein MLELACRSTGHQLHHTRVTSYQMQYGIELTRTVLGHSDTGTSEIYAERDLAAAERVMREVG; this is encoded by the coding sequence TTGCTTGAACTCGCCTGCCGCTCCACAGGCCACCAACTCCACCACACCCGCGTCACCTCATACCAGATGCAGTACGGCATCGAGCTGACCCGCACCGTGCTGGGGCACAGCGACACCGGGACCAGCGAGATCTACGCCGAACGCGACCTCGCCGCCGCCGAGCGGGTGATGCGGGAGGTGGGGTGA
- a CDS encoding DUF167 domain-containing protein, whose amino-acid sequence MTAAPAATLTVKVVPGASRSAVVGWLGEALKVRVAAPPERGKANAAVLALLAEALGVPQQAVTLAAGPTSPRKTIRVEGLSNTEVRRRLGG is encoded by the coding sequence ATGACCGCCGCCCCGGCGGCGACGCTGACCGTCAAGGTCGTCCCCGGCGCCAGCCGCTCGGCGGTCGTCGGCTGGCTGGGGGAGGCGTTGAAGGTTCGCGTGGCGGCCCCGCCGGAACGCGGGAAGGCGAACGCCGCGGTCCTCGCCCTGTTGGCGGAGGCGCTCGGCGTGCCGCAGCAGGCCGTGACCCTCGCCGCCGGCCCCACGTCCCCCCGCAAAACGATCCGGGTGGAGGGCCTGAGCAACACCGAGGTCCGCCGCCGGTTGGGCGGATAG
- a CDS encoding YegS/Rv2252/BmrU family lipid kinase: MSIGPITLILNGRAAVDERLREAVGSLRNAGFQVDVRVCWEQGDPARYARQVAQAHAAHRRENPDAARNAVIAAAGGDGTLNEVAAALVECGGDGKTDESGPILAVVPYGTANDFATAAGLPVDDPPRCLLQIPDLSCHLADVGRLNGRPFLNAASAGYAARVTTEADPMVKKLLGGMAYWWTGLKNLSDTVGAEVAVTADDDRWHGRVLAVVVGNGRYAGGGIAVTPHARIDDGKLEVTIVPEVGIAGYKHLYDDLLAVGEGRDPTVLTVGRAETVTIEADEPIQVNLDGEPLTDRLLKFDVLHKAIRVLLPATSPLLSPPPQPDAGDARGAGNERDAGAGRG, translated from the coding sequence GTGTCCATCGGTCCGATTACGCTGATCCTGAACGGGCGGGCGGCGGTGGACGAGCGGCTCCGTGAGGCGGTCGGCAGCCTGCGGAACGCCGGCTTCCAAGTGGACGTGCGCGTCTGCTGGGAGCAGGGCGACCCGGCCCGCTACGCCCGGCAGGTCGCCCAGGCCCACGCCGCCCACCGCAGGGAGAACCCGGACGCCGCCCGCAACGCGGTGATCGCCGCCGCCGGGGGCGACGGCACCCTCAACGAGGTCGCCGCCGCCCTGGTCGAGTGCGGCGGAGACGGCAAGACCGACGAAAGCGGGCCGATCCTCGCGGTGGTGCCCTACGGCACCGCCAACGACTTCGCCACCGCCGCCGGCCTGCCGGTCGACGATCCGCCCCGCTGCCTGCTGCAAATTCCCGACCTGTCCTGCCACCTGGCCGACGTCGGCCGCCTGAACGGACGCCCGTTCCTCAACGCCGCCAGCGCCGGCTACGCCGCCCGGGTGACCACCGAGGCCGACCCGATGGTCAAGAAGCTGCTCGGCGGCATGGCCTATTGGTGGACGGGGCTGAAAAACCTCTCCGACACCGTCGGCGCCGAGGTCGCCGTCACCGCCGACGACGATCGCTGGCACGGCCGGGTGCTGGCCGTGGTGGTCGGCAACGGCCGCTACGCCGGCGGCGGCATCGCCGTCACCCCCCACGCCCGCATCGACGACGGCAAGCTGGAGGTGACGATCGTGCCGGAGGTCGGCATCGCCGGCTATAAGCACCTCTACGACGATCTGCTCGCGGTCGGGGAGGGACGGGACCCCACCGTCCTCACCGTCGGCCGGGCCGAGACGGTGACCATCGAAGCGGACGAACCGATCCAGGTGAACCTCGACGGCGAACCGCTGACCGATCGCCTGCTGAAGTTCGACGTGCTCCACAAGGCGATTCGGGTGCTGCTCCCCGCGACCTCCCCCCTGCTGAGCCCCCCGCCGCAGCCGGACGCCGGTGACGCCCGGGGCGCGGGCAACGAGCGGGACGCGGGCGCCGGGCGGGGCTGA
- the cas8c gene encoding type I-C CRISPR-associated protein Cas8c/Csd1, with the protein MILAALQQYYQRLENDPKSGVIPAGYSRQKIAFRVNLRPDGTLVGIEPLGEVKGKKRTPELMVVPGQTKKPGVGMNPGFLWDNGGYMLGYKPDDTNPKRTLKTFAAFGDRHVALEDELNDEGFSAVVRFLETWVPSDANRLCPELADVAHGFGVFHLVGEKQHVHERPAVKTWWESGAEDQNSGGGIAQCLVTGEVGPIARTHEPEIKGVLGAKSKGAVLVGFNLKSTESYGREQGANAPVGEAAAFQYAVALNRLLDRDGGRRVQVGDATVVFWTERPSPAENFLGLALDPPTEDDETAGQVAAALAALKSGECPPEWGDPATLFYLLGLSPNAARLSVRFWTQGTLGELVRNAHRHFADLKIIRPRNDKEPELPSLWRLQIQTARETKEISPLLSAGLLSALLNGAPYPRAFLAALVRRTRADRDVRGVRAGALKACLNREFRARRSSPLAKELPVALDPDRPEPAYHLGRLFAALEKVQSDAFPNVNATIKDRYFGAASATPASVFPRLVRMSQHHAAKLENAGHKVAHERRVQEIVGRLDGFPRHLPLPDQGLFAVGYYHQRQDLFLSKADREAAAETAVAAD; encoded by the coding sequence GTGATTCTCGCCGCCTTGCAACAGTATTATCAACGGCTGGAAAACGACCCGAAATCGGGCGTCATCCCCGCCGGGTACAGCCGACAGAAGATCGCCTTCCGGGTGAACCTCAGGCCGGACGGGACGCTGGTCGGCATCGAGCCACTGGGGGAGGTGAAGGGCAAGAAGCGGACGCCGGAGTTGATGGTTGTCCCGGGGCAGACAAAGAAACCCGGCGTGGGCATGAACCCTGGTTTCCTTTGGGACAACGGCGGGTACATGCTCGGCTACAAACCAGATGATACTAACCCTAAGCGGACGCTAAAGACTTTCGCCGCCTTCGGGGACCGGCACGTCGCATTGGAAGACGAACTGAACGACGAAGGGTTTTCGGCCGTTGTCCGATTCTTGGAAACCTGGGTGCCGTCTGACGCGAATCGGCTCTGCCCAGAGCTCGCGGACGTGGCACACGGATTCGGCGTGTTTCATCTCGTGGGCGAGAAGCAACACGTACATGAACGGCCTGCGGTCAAGACGTGGTGGGAAAGCGGGGCTGAGGATCAAAACTCGGGTGGGGGGATCGCGCAATGCCTTGTCACCGGCGAGGTTGGGCCGATCGCGAGAACCCATGAGCCGGAGATCAAAGGCGTTCTCGGGGCGAAGTCAAAGGGAGCCGTCCTCGTCGGCTTCAACCTTAAATCGACCGAGTCGTACGGCCGGGAGCAGGGCGCGAACGCACCGGTGGGCGAGGCAGCGGCGTTTCAGTACGCCGTCGCCCTGAACCGCCTGCTGGACCGCGACGGCGGCCGCCGCGTGCAGGTCGGCGACGCGACGGTCGTGTTCTGGACGGAACGCCCCAGCCCGGCGGAGAACTTCCTCGGCCTCGCGCTGGACCCGCCCACCGAAGACGACGAGACGGCGGGGCAGGTCGCCGCGGCGCTCGCCGCCCTGAAATCCGGCGAATGCCCCCCGGAGTGGGGCGACCCAGCGACGCTGTTCTATCTGCTCGGCCTCTCCCCCAACGCCGCCCGCCTGAGCGTGCGGTTCTGGACGCAGGGCACGCTGGGCGAGTTGGTCCGCAACGCCCATCGGCACTTCGCAGACCTCAAGATCATTCGGCCACGGAACGACAAGGAGCCGGAGTTGCCGAGCCTCTGGCGGTTGCAGATCCAGACCGCCCGGGAAACGAAGGAGATTTCCCCGTTGTTGTCCGCGGGGCTGCTCTCGGCCCTGCTGAACGGCGCGCCGTACCCCCGGGCGTTTCTCGCCGCCCTCGTCCGCCGCACCCGGGCCGACCGCGACGTCCGCGGCGTGCGGGCCGGCGCCCTCAAGGCTTGCTTGAACCGAGAGTTTCGAGCCCGCCGTTCCTCTCCCCTCGCGAAAGAACTGCCCGTGGCCCTCGACCCCGATCGGCCGGAGCCGGCCTATCACCTCGGCCGCCTGTTCGCGGCGCTGGAGAAGGTGCAAAGCGACGCGTTCCCGAACGTCAACGCGACGATTAAGGATCGATACTTCGGGGCGGCCTCCGCGACGCCGGCGTCGGTGTTCCCGCGGCTGGTCCGCATGAGCCAGCACCACGCCGCCAAGCTGGAGAACGCAGGTCACAAGGTCGCCCATGAACGCCGCGTTCAGGAGATCGTCGGCCGCCTCGACGGCTTCCCCCGCCATCTTCCGCTGCCGGACCAGGGGCTGTTCGCCGTGGGTTATTACCACCAGCGGCAAGACCTGTTTTTGTCGAAGGCCGACCGCGAAGCCGCCGCCGAGACGGCCGTCGCCGCCGACTGA